The bacterium genomic sequence TGTAATAGCCTCCTCCCGGCCGTAGGAAGTAAGCATCTCGTCAAGATAACTCATAAAATCAAAGAAAGACAAATTGTTTTCAATCTTCTGGAATTTCTTCACCACTTCCAGAAAATAGCTCAAGTTTTGAGCCAATCTCTTATTCTTCGTCCCTGCCTGAAGATAACCGAACCTCAAGAAAACCATATAAATAAGCCTTTCCAGGGATTCCTTTTTGGCTTCTCTCTCCATCTTTCTTAATGTTCCCAGAAATTCCCCAAGCGAGGAGATAGTATCCTCATCTAAACCCCATCCAGGATAGCTTGTGCTGGACCCAGCCCCCTGGGAAAAGTCCCGGGGTAATTTCTTCACCACCATTTTTATTACGGCCAAGAAAGGCAACCCTTTCCTCTCACTATAGGTCACCAGCCGCTGAACATCAACAGGATCGATGTTGAACTCAGGGGCTGAAAGAGCCCTGAGCAGATGGGTGTTCATATCTTCTTCCTGCCCCCAGATGCATTTCAAAATAGAGATAATCTGGACAATTTCTGGCTGTTTGAAAAATGCTATGCCTCCCATTACCGCGTAATCAATATCGTAAATTTTCAAGGCGTCTTCTAAATTTTTTATTTCTCTGGAGACGCCGCGGCAGAGGATAGCAATGTCGCGATAATGGTAACCCTGGCGAGTCAAACCGTAAACCTTGCGGGCAATGAACAGAGCCTCTTCGCTTCCACTGCCACATTTCACCAGTATTATCTGCGGGGAAGAGGTAACTACTTCGGAAAGCGAAATTATGCGGGGCTCAAAATCAGTTAGGAATCTTCTTTTCACCTCCTGGGGCAGGGCTCCACGAAAACGAAAGACGCTCTCTTCTTCATTACCGGAAAACAGTACCTCCTGTTTCTTCAAGGTTAAAAGAGAGAAGAGTTCGTACTCATTCAAATCGATGTTCTGAAAGTCGTCGAGAAGAATATGACTGAATCTCTCCCTGTAATTCTTAAGGATATCCCGATGGCTCTTAAAAAGTTGAATAGTTTTTAACACCAGGTCCCTGAAATCTAAACGATTCTCTTTGTGCAGGTAATCCCGGTACCATATATAAATTCTTTTCAAATCTTTAAATTTCCCGTAGTCGGGCAGGCTAACCCGGGGATTAAGTTTCCAAAGGTCAATGAAGTCGACCACCTCATCTAAGAAACCCGAAGTATGCTTGACGTTCCGATAGTAGTCTAGCTTCAAACTTTTGAGAATCTTACTCAACATCAGCCTTTCTTCTAATCCGTCGAGCACCTGAAAGTTGGGATAGATGCCAGGAACCCTGTTATAATTTTGCCGGAGAACCCTCTTGCAGAACGCAGTAAAGCTATTCACCCAGAACTCTCCATATCCCGGCTGAAGATGCGGCCTTAAAGCTCCCACCATCTCCTCCTGGTCAGTAAACACAAGTATCCTTTCCGGTGGAGCAATTCCCGAAGATATGAGA encodes the following:
- a CDS encoding ATP-dependent DNA helicase encodes the protein LISSGIAPPERILVFTDQEEMVGALRPHLQPGYGEFWVNSFTAFCKRVLRQNYNRVPGIYPNFQVLDGLEERLMLSKILKSLKLDYYRNVKHTSGFLDEVVDFIDLWKLNPRVSLPDYGKFKDLKRIYIWYRDYLHKENRLDFRDLVLKTIQLFKSHRDILKNYRERFSHILLDDFQNIDLNEYELFSLLTLKKQEVLFSGNEEESVFRFRGALPQEVKRRFLTDFEPRIISLSEVVTSSPQIILVKCGSGSEEALFIARKVYGLTRQGYHYRDIAILCRGVSREIKNLEDALKIYDIDYAVMGGIAFFKQPEIVQIISILKCIWGQEEDMNTHLLRALSAPEFNIDPVDVQRLVTYSERKGLPFLAVIKMVVKKLPRDFSQGAGSSTSYPGWGLDEDTISSLGEFLGTLRKMEREAKKESLERLIYMVFLRFGYLQAGTKNKRLAQNLSYFLEVVKKFQKIENNLSFFDFMSYLDEMLTSYGREEAITFIPQEDSVQIMTVQRASGNFFPIVFVTGLVEGKFPRDLPESSLLNLREKKRLRLKPLPELSQHLNEEERIFNLAISRAKKKLYLTYGRTYESNRDSLVSSLVLKFVGAEREDELLEKCKERGIEFLDKPPVLGPEEKDEILTREDLVNFWLITGNKDLEGLLEKIDREKYNEIMRIKGEFDQECLWDKVKISPDYRFSGYKLESYSECPAKFFFSFLLKIWIKPRPALIFGRLLHSILASFHEKYNSKDALHSSQAKRDMEKEIRKVFSQEGGSFSTLFEKDVYQRLAAKILLRYLEKERERESFSIEGVEKEFTWQKDGLTFSGRIDRLDRLEEKVEEVIDYKSGKSPFMEFRLCRKMNEGESFQLPIYFFGAREGLHRPVERLSIYWLRKQLEKPKANIKATVEVGKQYSSGKSILSTEDSLEGALKHLMEKAKEILQGYYPQKPRNCWNCDFNFLCDKNK